GAACGAACGGGATCTTCATCGACGACATCGAGATCCCGATGGCCTACCACTTCCTGTTTGGGCCTGGCGTGGTCCATCCCTACATGATTGAGTCCCTCGAATTTCACCCGGGCTCGTATGGGGCCGAAAAGGGCGGATTCATCGGAGGTATCTCCGAGTTCAAAACACGCCAAACGCCGATGGATCGGCCGCACGTCGAACTCGATGCGCGGGTCGTGGACGTGGGGGCTATCGTCACGACGCCACTTGGCAGACGCCACGGCCTCCAAGCGGCCGGGCGGTATTCGTACGCGGGGGCGCTCCTTTCGGCGTTGTCTTCATCACTCACCCTGAACTACTGGGACTACCAGCTCCGGACCGACCACGTCTTCGAAAACGCGCATCTGTCCCTACTGCTCCTTGGAAGCGACGACGCCATGGACTTCGGAGACGCCAGCGAGGCGCTGTTCCTGCGCACGGGCTTTCATCGACAGCTCGTTCGACATGAACTTTATTTCGGAAATTTCGAGCTGCGCTCTCGACTTGCCACCGCCTACGAGCGCTCGACGTTGACGTCGAAAAGCATCTTCAACACGGGCATTCGGGCCTTCAAGTTCGATCCGAACGTGACCCTGACTTGGTCGGGCGTTCCTGAACTGACGCTCTCGGCAGGCACCGACGCCAAAGTGGCTCTCTTCAGGCCCATCGACACGGGCGTTCCAGGCCAGCCGCCCTTCGAAGACGCGGTGCTCAACGAGGCCCTCAAAGAACGAGACGTGCTTTACCTGGCCGGCTTCGTCAAGGCCGCCTGGCGCCCGGGGCGCATCGTGGACCTGGAAACGGGGCTCCGGGTAGAAGGTTATTCCGAATCTGGCGAGACGCAGGCTTTCCTCTCTCCCCGACTGGCGCTCGCGCTGCATGTCACGCCCAGCGTCGACTTGTACACCTCCGCGGGACGGCTTGCGCAGATGGCGAGCATGCCCATTCTCGTACCTGGCTTCAATCAGTTCGGCTTGAGCCGGTACGGGCTGCAAAGGGCCTGGCAGGGTGCCGTGGGCGCCCGTTTGTCGAAGGATGGGCTCGAGGTCGATCTTTCCGTGTTCGCAAACCGCGGAACCGTCACTGACATCCGCAACCCCGTCAACAGCAACATCACGGGCTCCGATTACCTTACGGTTCGAGACGGGTTGGCCTACGGCATCGAATCGCTCCTGCGTCGTCCCAGCCATTACAAGATCAGCGGCTTCGTATCGCATACCTTCTCTCGCGCCGAACGGAAGGAGCCACTCGGCCTCGTGCTGCCTTCGATGTGGGACCAACGCCACAACTTGAACGCCGCCATCAACATGCGATTTGGCGAGTGGTCGATGGGCTCGCACGCACAGGTGGTCACGGGGCGGCCGGCTGTGGTCAGCCTGGGCCTGGGAGACACGAGGCTGACCCGCCTGCCCACCCAAGTGCGCCTGGATCTTCGCGCTGAGCGGGGCTTCAAGCTGGAAAAAAGCAACCTCATCGTTTACCTCGAGGTGGCCAACGTTCTGGGACAACCACAGTACGTGGGGTTTCTGGCTGGCGAGACGGAGGAAGCCCTGACGGCTCCCCTGCCGATGCTGGGCGTGCGCTGGACACAGTAGGGGGGGCAAAGGCAGAGGAACAACGGCACGAGCCGTCCGGCGGCGGGGGGCCCTACGCCGCGTCACATCAGGACAATCGTCAAGCTCGTTGCACTTTCTTCGCGACCCGGCTCAACGAGACGGCTCTCCAGGACGCTATGTCGAACAAAGGAGTCATGATGAACAGCCTAGGTCGCTTCGCCACGCTTTCGGTCCTGAGCTTTACCCTGGGGACCCAGTCAGGGTGCCTTTTTGAGGGCGATGAGGGGGAGGAAGGGAACGACCCCTTCTACACCGCAACGCCCCAAGACAGGTCCGTCTTCGCCTCTCTCTTCGAGCCTGCCCCCTACGGGGACCCTGTGTGTGACCAAGAAGGTTCGGAACTCGCCGGCGAGCGCGAACTGAGGCTTTTCACGAACGGGCCTTTCCAGATGGAGCGCTTCACGAAAGGGCTGGCTCGGTACTACAGGCGTCACGGGCTGCAGTTTTTCACCCGGTTCGAGGCCACGGAGCTCGAGCTCCCCTACGTGCTCGAGACAGACCAGAAGCGCCTGGAAGCCGCCGCGAGGAAGAAGTTTCCCAAGGTCGACTTCGACGCGGAGACGTTCATGGGAACGGACGAGGAACTCCTCGAGATCTATGGCTATACGATCGGTCTGATGACGGCGCCCCTGGTCGATTTCGCAAAGCGGCACGGGAAGCAACCCGCCAGCGTCACGAACATCGTGCTCGTCGACAAAATCGGCAGCACCGACGAGCTCGAGGAGGAGAACGAAGACATCGCGGGCCTGGCGTTGTCTCCCGCTCTCATCGACGCCTTTCGTGCCGGAGATCCCGAGTCTCCGGAAGCGCAACTGTGGACGCAACTGGCCCTGCCGCCAGGGTTCAACGCCATGATGTTCCTCGATGCGCAGCTCCTCGAGCGGATCGGTGACAAGGTGCCCGTGGTCATCGACTTGACCGTGGCACACGAGTTCGGACATACAGGAGGCCTCACCCACCACGAGGACACGAGCAATCTCATGACGGCCGAGACGACACCC
The sequence above is a segment of the Myxococcales bacterium genome. Coding sequences within it:
- a CDS encoding Plug domain-containing protein, giving the protein MKRGVLLWAWLSATAWLTPMARAAEADAQASAGSLDEQALETAYEDPDLDVYVVEEKTPRKAAEGRKMKASELRELPGSFGDPLRAMQALPGVSVPTWPVNYMVVRGSNPGTNGIFIDDIEIPMAYHFLFGPGVVHPYMIESLEFHPGSYGAEKGGFIGGISEFKTRQTPMDRPHVELDARVVDVGAIVTTPLGRRHGLQAAGRYSYAGALLSALSSSLTLNYWDYQLRTDHVFENAHLSLLLLGSDDAMDFGDASEALFLRTGFHRQLVRHELYFGNFELRSRLATAYERSTLTSKSIFNTGIRAFKFDPNVTLTWSGVPELTLSAGTDAKVALFRPIDTGVPGQPPFEDAVLNEALKERDVLYLAGFVKAAWRPGRIVDLETGLRVEGYSESGETQAFLSPRLALALHVTPSVDLYTSAGRLAQMASMPILVPGFNQFGLSRYGLQRAWQGAVGARLSKDGLEVDLSVFANRGTVTDIRNPVNSNITGSDYLTVRDGLAYGIESLLRRPSHYKISGFVSHTFSRAERKEPLGLVLPSMWDQRHNLNAAINMRFGEWSMGSHAQVVTGRPAVVSLGLGDTRLTRLPTQVRLDLRAERGFKLEKSNLIVYLEVANVLGQPQYVGFLAGETEEALTAPLPMLGVRWTQ